The nucleotide sequence cctagtaagcctctagttgactagctcgttgatcaacagatagtcatggtttcctgactatggacattggatgtcattgataacgggatcacatcattaggagaatgctgtgatggacaagacccaatcctaagcgtagcacaagatcgtgtagttcgttttgctagagcttttctaaatgtcaagtatcatttccttagaccatgagattgtgcaactcccggatactgtaggagtgctttgggtgtgccaaacgtcacaacataactgggtgactataaaggtgcactacgagtatctctgaaagtgtctgttgggttggcacgaatcgagactgggatttgtcactccgtatgacggagaggtatctctgggcccactcggtaatgcatcatcataatgagctcaatgtgaccaagtgtctggtcacgggatcatgcattacggtacgagtaaagtgacttgccggtaacgagattaaacgaggtattgggataccgacgatcaaatctcgggcaagtaacgtaccgattgacaaatggaattgtatacgggattgattgaatcctcgacatcgtggttcatccaatgagatcatagaggagcatgtgggagccaacatgggtatccagatcccgctgttggttattgaccggagagtcgtctcggtcatgtatgcatgtctcccgaacccgtagggtctacacacttaaggttcggtgacgctagggttgtagagatattagtatgcggtaacccgaaagttgttcggagtcccggatgagatcccggacgtcacgaggagttccggaatggtccggaggtgaagaataatatataggaagtccagttccagccatcgggaaagtttcggggatcaccgatattgtaccgggaccacaggaagggtcccgggggtccaccgggtggggccacctatcccggagggccccatgggctgaagtgggaggggaaccagcccctggtgggctggtgcgccccctttgggcctccccctgcgcctagggttgggaaccctaggggtggggggcgccccacttggcttggggggcaagccaccccccttggccgccgccccccttgagattgcgcacatacatgaagttgtcatgAATGCATCTCCTTTTGATGAAGGCACTTTAGGCTTGAGAAACAAGATCATTCATGTGGGGGGCTAATCGGTTGGACATGACTTTATCTTCGCAATGGCATGTATAAGGCTAATGGGGCGAAAGTTTGAAATATCCTCAGCACCATCTTTCTTTGGGATGAGGGCGACATCCGCAGAGTTTAGCCGGTGGAAGTGGGAGGCATGAAGATCAGAGAAGTGTCTAATGGCCATtataatgcccccccccccccccccccccccccctttattgTGCTCCAACACGACTTGAAAAAGGCGCCGGTGAAACCATCAGGACCCGGGGCCTTGTCCCCTGGCATGGCAAAGATAGCCTCCTTCACCTCCTCTTCAGTGATAGTCTCATCCAAATCCCGAAGGTCACAGTCAGGGGTCGGTAAAATGTTCCAATTGATATCAATATTGCGTGGAGGGCCTTTCGTGGCAATGCTCTCGAAGTGACGATGGACAATGGTTGGGTCAGGGTTACCAGTGGTTTGAATCCTTCCTTTATTTCTACATTACACTTACCCTCGTATCAGATGCCACATATTTTTTTTCCTACACTGGTAACTCTTGCGAATCAAAACGTGTATCAGATCAATACAAAGTTTATTTTATGCCAAGCAGAACTGCAGAAGAAGAAACTCAACACCTGCTTGCCCTGTCATTTCTGATTACCAGCACACAACTAACATCATTTGGTTTATTCTAAACACGACGAAAACCGATATTTCATTACAATCAAGACAAATTGACAACATCCTACTAAAACAAACAAGATCAGCAATTTATTTTTAGAAGATTGCTGCTGAGGGAAGGGGTACAGCCAGCCAGAGCTCCACCCACAAGGGCTATGGCATCGCTGACAACTGTTGCCGTTTGTCTCCAGAGACAGGAGCTCCTCAAGCCATTGCAGCTCTCTTTTCTGCCTCCATCTGTTTTAGCTCTGCCAGCCTCTCCACCCATGCCCGGTCTCTTGCCACGGCGGCCATCTTTCTTTCCGTCCGTTCTGCCTCCTTCCTCTTCACAGCAACAGAATACTGTGCTTTGCGCTTCCTCTTCTCAGCCTGCCCAAGCAACGCAATAATTATAAATATAGAATTCAGGTCTGGGTAATTGATTAATTAGACATATGAACAGAGCATAAGTTTTTGAATCGATCAAGCATCCATTTACTGTTCAAGCATCCATCAAGGTAAGCATCCTGACGCACTTCAAACTTGTAGCTTCAAGCCCATGAGaacacaaaaaggaaaaaaaacaagaaAGAATAAAGAACAGACTGTTAATAGAAATGTAGGTGTTTGTATTAGCAAAATGCTTTTAAAATACCTACTCGTCTAAACTATGGTTAGAGTGAAATGCATGGTTGGTCCATTAACTCAAATTGAAAACACAGTTTAGTCCATAAACTCAAAATCTACACAGATTAGGCCATCAACTGAATTAAGAGCACACTTCAGGCCAAAAAAATGCTTCGCCGGGCCTGATCCTGCGCACATGGCTGGCTAAGGCTGGACCGCATCTGCGAGAGATAGCTTTGACAGTGGGCTATGTGCAAAATTGTCGAAAGTAAAGAGTAGCTGGAGCGAACCCCTTCCGTCTCCCCCTTCTCATCTTCTATCTGCCTCGATGCCATAGCCACCGTGACCACAGGAAGGAGATCGATAATAACAGACAGCGGCTCAACGCCAGCTACGGTGTGTTTTTCTTCTCCTCTTCTCTCTGCCACCCCTGCTTCTTCCAACCAGTAGGGTTTTTTGCCATCTATGATCGATTGCATCATCTCTGTGGTGGCGTTCATGTATATGACAATGGAATGATGCGAAATTATGGTATTGAGGTTTATTTTTGAAGCATGCCTAGGGTTTTGTTCCTGTTTGTGTTGATCTGAACATGTGATCTCTTCATGTAGAAGAACCGAATGTAAATTTGTTTTAGGGTAATATAACTGGGTACATGTGATCAGTATGTTAGCCAAAACTGAACATTTGATCTCTATTAACTGAAAGATGGTATATTTGATCTCTGTTTAACTGAAAAGGCTGAACCTTTACTTTTGATCTCTGTTTAAGTTTAAAAATTCAGTTGTTCCACAAACCTTCTATAGTTCAAAAACTGAATCTTTAGATATACTATGTTTTAGAGCAGAAAATGAATTTTAGTGCACAAACTGAATTAGTACAGGAACTGAAAAGACTGAACCAGATACTGGACCTTTACATATACTCTGTTTTAGTGCAGAAAATGAATTTTAGTGCACAAACTGAATTAGTACAGGAACTGAAAAGACTGAACATTTACTGTTCATCTACATTTAAGTTTAAAAGTTCAGCTGCTCCACAAACCCTCTTTAGTCTAGATACTGAATCTTTAGATACACTCTGTTTTAGCGCAGAAAATGAATTTTAGTGGACAAACTGAATTAGTACAGAAACCATTgcaaaaactgattttttttttgtttctttgcttTCTTTAAGTGCagaaatttatttattttctttctggaGCTGCGGCCGCCACCCCAGAAGAATAGAGGATCTCGAAAGGGAAATTTGCAGGTGTGGCCATTTTGCAAATAGGCCCCTGTGAAATCTATGACTCAGGTATAGTCCAGCCACAGTCGAGCTGGCAGCCATGTGTGCAGGTTTAATCACCCCAAAGCAGTTTCTAGCAGATTTTGAGTTTGAGGCCTAAAGTGGTTTATGGACTAACCATGCATTTCACTCCTATGATTAGGTAGTTCCGTTCTAACATGAAATTTAGCACACTCGTAGCATGAAAAAACTACTTTTGTTCTCAGGATTTCATTCCCCTGTTAAAACTACCTATGTTCTCAAAATTTCATTGGCCTGTTACTCCAGAGAGACAGATAGATTTTGATAACCTTGCATAAACCCATCACACAATCAAAACAAGCATTGCAGGAACTGAACAAAATGCACACCATGATAAAGTCCTTGCGCTGCTTGatccgcttcttctccttcctcccctgTACGCTGCCCTCATTCGGCTGGCTCGAAGGGATAGGCTCCCCTGGCTTGCACTTCACCCAGTAGTGCGGACCTGCCAACCAATAACAGCAGCATCAGCAGTGTTAACCAGACTGAAACTGCAAGAGCGGCGCACAGTTCGAATGAATCACACAAATCAGCACAGCAGGCACGCACAATTAAAATGGTGATAATCCAAATTAACGATGCAGATCTTTGAATCGTGACAGCTATGAAACGGAATGGCAGGGATCACCGCACCTTTGGGTCGCAGGCTGGCCCTCTTGCGCCGGGACACGAATCCTGGCCGCCGCTTGGGAAACCTGGTCTCCGTGAGCCCTCTGAAGAGGCTGGCGCCCATTTCCGGTGCCCGCAcaacggcggtggcggtggccgcggcggcggagaACGGCCGGAAGCCGATCGGATCCAGGAGCCGGAGAGGACGGGGAGGGAGCGCAGGAGGACCTGGGGCGTGCCGGGAAAGAGGCGCCGCCGGCGAGTAGAGCGGCGGGAGGGCTCGCCGGAGGGCTCGGAGGAGCGCCATCGAGGCCAGTTCTTTTGAGATATCCTGTGAAAAAAAGCTCCAGTTAAGCTCATGTGAAAATAAGCTCCAGATAATAAGCCAACTAGTTCTTTTTAGTGCCTGTTTTTTCAGCTTATCCGTGGTATAATCAGTGAAAAGTGTGTAACGCCCTTGAACTGTAATGTTGTCCTGATTAAATGATATCGAGTTAGTACCATTTTGCTGCCCATACCAACATAAATCAGGTAAAATTTAATTCAAAGTTAGCTCATCATTAACAACTGGATATCTTAATACCATTGTATGTGTGTACTGTAGTGTTGCATCACAAATCCTAGTAACAAAGATAGCTACTGTATCATTTGTATACACATGATATGTTTCATCAGCACATTATTATCTAAGAAAACTATTATCTTCAGCCCATTGCATGCCTGTACTGTAGTACTAACAAAGATAGCTACCTCGGTTACTAGTTGATGAAAAAAGAAAACTGGGAAACTTCCATGGAAGACATGGCAGCCGGAGCTCGCTGTTCGAGCGGGGCTTCCTCAACGGTGAACGGAACGTaacggagagagagggagggagaagggGCAGGGGAGCTCACCTTGGACGGCGCGGAGAGGAAGCAGGGGAGCTCGGGGTCGTCGGCATCGGAGGGGGGGAGGATGTGCGTGCGCACGGCGGAGGGCTGGCAGCTGGGACGGTGGCCgtgtggaggaggggggcggcggcggcggctgtgcttagggaagaggtggagggcggcgaggtggcgcaggagagggcgagccggcggcggcggctcgatctGAATGAGAATCGGGGGAATGAATGGCGACTCCTATTTGGCGCACAGGTCGCCCGCGAGCGACCTGGCGCATACTCCCCCACACACGCTGGGTGTTTGTATGAGCCAGCCCAAtttcttctttttttcatttcggtttttattcttccttttctttgcgggtttttatttttttccttattttttcatttctatattttttatttttacttttaaaTTCCTAAACATCATTTGAAATCATGAATCTTTTCTGTaactgtgaacattttttaaattcatgaacatttttcacaaATACGCAAACATTCTCTTAAAGACTGgaaattttccaaatttgtgaacattttttttgaaatcatgaacattttttgaatgcacAAACAAGTTTAAGAAAATCGTGAACATTTCtcaaattcttaaatattctttacaaattcgtgaacatttctcTTAAATCGTGAACAATCCTTGAATTTGCGAacatatttttgaatttttgaacattttctgaaatcataaacatttatttaaattcatgaacaatttttttattttgtgaacatattttacaaattcatgaacattctCTTAAACTGTGAACAGtttttacaaattcatgaacattctCTTAaactgtgaacaaattttgaattcccgaacattttttgaaatcacgaAGATTTTGGAATTTCATGAACAAACTTTTTAAAAATTCACAACTTTTTTGAATTTTAGAACTTTTTGATATTCTGAAactatgaacatttttttgaaatcgtgaacattttttgaatgcacAAACAAGTTTAAGAAAATCGTGAACATTTctcaaattctcaaatattctttacaaattcgtgaacatttctcTTAAATCATGAACATTCCTTGAGTTtgcgaacattttttttgaaattttgaacattttttgaaatcataaacatttatttaaattcatgaacaattttttattttgtgaacatattttacaaattcatgaacattctCTTAAACTGTGAACAGTTTTTACAAATTCATGAATATTCTCTTAAACTGTGAACAGTTTCtacaaattcatgaacattctCTTAAACtgtgaacagtttttgaattcccgaatattttttgaaatcatgaacattttggaATTTCATGAACAAACCTTTTCAAAATTCGCAACTTTTTTGAATTTTAGAACTTTTTGATATTCTGaattattaaaaaagagggaaAGGGACAAAAGGAAAAAGGGGGCATCCCTACCGGCACATGGGTCGGGccagaagggcacgaaggggagcGGGGGGCTGCACGCCCCTAGTTTCTGCCGCACGGGTTGCTAAACAGGAGGCCCCGGAATGAATCTTGCGGGCGGGGGTTAGGGCGAATCCAACATGACGCATTTGGTCCACACGTCGTCGAAACGGACGAAAATGACCGGCCCAACAAGCCGACGCTAACCCAAATCTCATGTGCTCGCTATCCATATGGACGCATTTTGGCCTAAATTCGCGCCCGATTTACGTCCACACGGATACGAGACAAACGCGTCGCGCGTCCGCTCGGTGTCCAGCTTAGGCCCACTTGTCGGCCACCCAACTACCACACGGTCATAGTCAATGCCGCCATCTAACTCGGACCCGCATGACAGCAGTTGGAAGCGTCCAGAGTCGACACCCTTTTTAAAATGGGAAGTGTGCGAGGGGCTGGGCTCATCCACTTCTTCTTCCCATTCCCGTCCACATCCGGCCATGCATGCTCCCTCGCTGGTGACATAAACCCTAGCCCGTGACGTCGTCATGGGTTTCTTCAACAACAAGGGCAAGGCCAAGCACGACGCCGGGGCGGGTTCATCGCGAGCCTGGCCACCACCACTTTGATGTCACAAGGGGAGGGCTCACCGTCCATGGGACATGTTGTACACAGTGTGCGCAATACAACTCGGAGTACCGCGTGCTACTACTGTGGCTAGATGTCAACCTCTTGCATGGCTGGCGCCTCGACCTCCACCGCATTCCGGTGTCGGCGCCGCGGTCTGAGCGGGCACGTGCGGAGAAGATCTGCAAGTGGCGAGCTCTACTCACGTCGTAGCAGAGCTGCGACTCAGCATATATGCCAGACTCCCCGAACTGGGACGCTTGGTTCGCCACTGAGCACGACGTGCGCCGCTGCAGCGTCATCTAGATCGACGCCCGCCCTCCACCGCTGCCGCCTGTGATGAAGCAGGAGGACGAGGAGGCTGAGGCGACGTACCAACCCGCCCTGGAGGAGACCTACCAATGGGCGCTTGAGGAGTCGGCGTGCTAGGAGGACGCGCACCAACCTGGCTTGGGGGAGGCGCTCTAGCTCTCCACGGCCGGCGACGGTGTCTTCCCACCTCCGCCACCACCActgtcaccaccagcaccacccaCACCCGCACTGGCAACGCCCGCAACCACGGAGAGGTACCAGTGGCAGGGCGTCGTGCAGGAATGGGATAGCGGACCGGCCGTGTGGCTGGGCGCGACGACAACGGTTTGAACAATTCACCCAATTTGGTTGAATGTATGTAGATTCaccttggcaaccaatagatgtatcagCTTCTTTTTATTTTAATGTATTTGTTACAATTTAAATTTTATTTGGTTTGTAAACTATGAGATTTTTATTTGTTTGTAATAAACTATGTGATTTAAACTGTGGCGGCGGTGATGTTTGGTGCCATGGCGGCATCAACAGCTGACCGGCCTAGCAAGAATGATGTGAATCTCTTTCCTATAGACGGGTCGGCAGTTTGATGGTGGTAACGGCTTTCTGAAGCGTGTGCATGTAGTGTATGATCTGGGTTTGCTGTAGCGGTGATCCCGGTTCTGGGTGATGGAGAGTAATGGCATTCCTCAtatcgagtttgtaggtgtgagtggggGCTTCAGGttatttgatgtatgtttttgtcaaACCTTTGTTGAAGAATAATTTAATAAATATGGTTGCGTGCATATATTGATGCAGATGTGGGGTTTCAACCTCCTTTTTGAAAAAAGAAAAACTAGCAAATGATGACAATTTAACCTGCGGTCCTCTAGCACCCTAGTTGGTTTTTTTTTTCCTAACTCAAATCATGTCGAAGTAGTTTTTCGTTGGACATGTTAATTGTGTACATGTAATTATGCAGCGACGGGTTTGGACTAGGTAATTTTGTACCACTTTAACGTGATGGTTGGTGAAATTCTCTTCTTGAAAAACAGAATACATTACTTAGGCAAGTGGCAGAAGCTTTATGCCATTCTTGTAGCATCCAGTGCAGCAATGGCCCCTGGAACAACTTTGTTGGACCATTCCAGGGCCATCTTGATAAGCCATTCTGGAAGCTGAGCTGAAAGATAAGCATTATTCCGTCTTCCACTCGCTCAAGTCATTGGCACTTTTGCTTAGCACCAAATGCCTTGTATCTCTGGCCAATCATTGCAACAGATGGCATATGAAAAAAAAGAAAGAGGATCGTATACTCCGCGGTATTCAGGCCACAAGTGATGCCTTTCGATGTTTTTGTAGAGGATTGATATACTCCGCATTCAGACCACAACTGATTCCTTTGGATTTCTTTCATCTGCCAACTCAAATCATAAGATCTAGATGTACTTTGTAGATTATTACCAATCATAAAACGGAAACTAGTCCTAAATATTTCCCCTTACACTTTAACAAATGGAAAAATAATTTTACGTTTCATAAGCTTTGGGTTTTCTAATTAACATATGTTCATGTATAGTTCTGAATTTGAATGCCCTCCCTTTCTCTCTTTCATCAATCAGCGGCGTGTTTTGATTCAAATTCAGCCTGCCCAAGATGTACTCCAATTTACTGACATGAAATACACTAGCCGCCGAGCTGACCGTGCCCACTGCCCATCTTGAAGATGGTAgagcaaagtaaaataaataaataaaaccagGCCGTTCAATATGTACGACTGAAACTAGAACAGCGAAGCACGCAGCTGTTCCTTGTCTGCTTGCGTCGCACGGTGACAATTCATCTAGCCAGACGGATAGCTCCGAGAATGAACAAGTTCACAGAATCCAAAACAATATCTCAGAGAGATAAAAATCCCCTCTCGAAAGAAAAAAGAGATGCAAGGATTATTTATAATTTATAGAGTATGTTTTATTCATAGATAACCGATCACATGTGCACTCGTACGTACTCTCTCCAAGCAGAGCATAATCACAAGAGGAGTCGCCTTAATTTTCTCTGTAACAGTAACTGTAACACTCACTGTAACAATCAAATCCATGGTGAAATGTACATGGGAAATGGGCCAAATGGCAGTAACGCGTGTCCGTCTCGAATCGAATGGAGAACAACGACGAGGAGGAAAGAAAGGAAGAAATTGATGATGGATCAGTTGCGGGTGCACTCGGCGGGGAATCCGTTGGGGAAGCGCCAGCCGTCGGTGCAGTAGTCGTAGGACATGTACTTGCTCTCGGCCCAGGCGACGGTGCCGAGGGCCTTGCCGCCGAGCTCCGTGTTCATCCACGCGTCGCTGCCGGCGGGGCACGCCGACGAGCCGCCGCTGCTGACGCAGCCGTTGGAGGAGTAGCCGCGGTAGTTGACGACGAACGGCGCCTGGCTCCAGTCGATCTTGACGTCGCCGTGCCGGGTCGCCCAGTAGCTGCCGTCCCAGAGCGTGGCGTGCACCATCATCGGCTGGCTGCTCGGGTACGGCAGGTCGTCGTACTTCTTGAAGGTCCTCACCGGCACGTCGTCGACCTGGAATCTGAGTTAATCGGCCCGTGGGTAGGTACAGTTCGTTAGGCTCGGGGCAAGATTGGTTGGTGAATGGAACTTGGATGCAAGATGGATGCGTACATGATGTTCTTGGGGTTCCAGACGATCTTGTAGGTGTGGAAGTCGGCGGTGGGGTCGAACCAGAGGTAGAACTGGTGCTCCTTCTTCCCGTCGCCGCTGGCCCACACGTTGGTGTTCATCACGTAGGGGTCGCCGCTGAGGTTGCCCATGAACTCGATGTCGATCTCGTCATGGCCGTCGCCCTCCCCAGACGTCAGCTATTTGCATACAGACACGAGTCAACCACAGCCAGACCATGGTCGAAGCTTCGATGCCTTGCTCctctgaaaagaaaagaaaagaaagatggAACTTACGTAGAAGGAGGTGACGGTGCCGGCGGAGTTGCCGCCGATGAGCTTCATCTGGACGCTGAACTCGCCGTAGAGGTACTTGTCCTTGGAGCTGAAGCCGGAGCCGCCGTTGCCCTGGTCGAGCGTGAGCGCCACCTGCTGGGCCAGGCCATCGTCGTTCACGCGCACGTTGTTGCCGGAGCCGACCACGTCGAACTGGTCGTAGAACCCGGCCTCGgacgcggcggcggccatggccagGACGGCCAGGCAGAGGTGGAGGGAGATGGACGGCCTCGCCATGCCGGCAGCTCGTTCGTGCGTTGCTCCTCTGCTGCTTCCTCTGTACCGCACCAGTGTAGTGCAGTGGTGTGATGGTGGTGTTGGTGctgtgcgggagccggtgcagctTTATACTGCCACCGTGCGGTGTGCACGCTACGCTATGGTCGTCGGCCCCCACCGCGCAAACGGTTCTGTCGGGTGGAGCGCGGAACTTTCCTTCGGATCTGGGCAGTGGGTGGGTATGGTGCTCTGCTGGTGTGGTTTGCTGCGTTGCCGAGAGGAGAGGAGCGACCCGCGATGTCTTGGATATTCAATTTTTGATGCTACCAACAAATGCAATGTTTTCACCTGAAATACTGTCGAACTGAATCCTCATCGTTCTAACGTTGGTAGCGCCCCAAACCCGCCACATACGTCCACGCGGACGGCCCGGTCACTAACCGGACACAAAAGAGCGACCAAGACGGGCTCCTCAAACGGGACTCAAAcgtccgggctgaccggcaccattcatatccagcctaaatatggGGCGGTTATGTGAGTGCCCGGATGCGCCCGCCACATCGGAATGGACAACCCTACCCCATCACAAATTGCATCAAATCCACCAAATCCTTCCACATCATTCTGCCTCCCTCCAACCTTTTCCGGCATCGACGCCTGAGCCCTCGCCTCCACCCTTGCTCCCAGCCTCACCTCCGGTCCCGATCCACCGCCCTAGATGTCGTCCAGCCCTTCCCTGACCACGAGATTGAGGTCGCGTCCGCCTCGTCCGTCGGCGTCATGTCACCGGCTTCGTCGTGCAAGCCGAAGAACATCGCCCGGAGGAACCGGCACCACCGGCAGCGAGAGAGGGAAGCGGTGGCGTAGGGAGCGGATGCGGACATGGACGAGCAGTTGCCCCTCTCCCCACTCCCGTCGCGCCCGAAACCCCGCACCCCATCCATCCCGCCACCGACAAGGATTTCGCCGTCGGACCAGGTTGGGACAGAGGAGGAACCGACGACCAGTTGGGGCATGCCGGACAGCCTTCCGCCCAC is from Triticum aestivum cultivar Chinese Spring chromosome 1B, IWGSC CS RefSeq v2.1, whole genome shotgun sequence and encodes:
- the LOC123145801 gene encoding uncharacterized protein isoform X1, with product MALLRALRRALPPLYSPAAPLSRHAPGPPALPPRPLRLLDPIGFRPFSAAAATATAVVRAPEMGASLFRGLTETRFPKRRPGFVSRRKRASLRPKGPHYWVKCKPGEPIPSSQPNEGSVQGRKEKKRIKQRKDFIMAEKRKRKAQYSVAVKRKEAERTERKMAAVARDRAWVERLAELKQMEAEKRAAMA
- the LOC123145801 gene encoding uncharacterized protein isoform X2, which codes for MALLRALRRALPPLYSPAAPLSRHAPGPPALPPRPLRLLDPIGFRPFSAAAATATAVVRAPEMGASLFRGLTETRFPKRRPGFVSRRKRASLRPKGPHYWVKCKPGEPIPSSQPNEGSVQGRKEKKRIKQRKDFIMFEVRQDAYLDGCLNSKWMLDRFKNLCSVHMSN
- the LOC100037535 gene encoding xyloglucan endotransglycosylase/hydrolase protein 8: MARPSISLHLCLAVLAMAAAASEAGFYDQFDVVGSGNNVRVNDDGLAQQVALTLDQGNGGSGFSSKDKYLYGEFSVQMKLIGGNSAGTVTSFYLTSGEGDGHDEIDIEFMGNLSGDPYVMNTNVWASGDGKKEHQFYLWFDPTADFHTYKIVWNPKNIIFQVDDVPVRTFKKYDDLPYPSSQPMMVHATLWDGSYWATRHGDVKIDWSQAPFVVNYRGYSSNGCVSSGGSSACPAGSDAWMNTELGGKALGTVAWAESKYMSYDYCTDGWRFPNGFPAECTRN